A genomic window from Silene latifolia isolate original U9 population chromosome Y, ASM4854445v1, whole genome shotgun sequence includes:
- the LOC141630787 gene encoding uncharacterized protein LOC141630787, giving the protein MYFAKRWYYFRFASAEDMEKIRSDTWNVNGFPLVFKPWSPTVLDELNVTHVPVWVLFPNIEPCFWSKSGLSKVASAVGNPICSDEHTTNKSKLAFARILIDVDLSKELPKAVQIQSPYRVVAPSTASGSTPKTSEKKKSPVKTTVATKLSNIFSALQDGNLIEPDHTVESSSEVAVLDTEDEHSVSETADAVQEAHQVLLDKKVDCGALIETHVKHTAIRDISGRFLPYQLVHNNDMHYNGRIWIFWNPVVVALTVLHKSAQHIHCSLLHIASQKHMEVTFVYALNARLDRRGFWSHLQSISSQVTVPWLCFGDFNVVLNIDERLGSSHVQVADIDEFSQCLDNCSLVDHPATGCHFTWNNKQGDGLRWAKLDRILVSPQWFASFRSLATFLKCSGSRPLPLSGSN; this is encoded by the exons ATGTACTTTGCAAAACGCTGGTACTATTTCAGGTTTGCTAGTGCGGAAGACATGGAAAAAATTCGCTCAGATACTTGGAACGTGAATGGATTTCCTCTAGTCTTTAAACCGTGGAGCCCTACAGTGTTGGATGAGTTAAATGTTACTCATGTTCCTGTGTGGGTACTATTCCCCAATATTGAGCCTTGTTTTTGGTCGAAATCTGGCTTGAGTAAGGTTGCTAGTGCAGTTGGCAATCCTATTTGTTCTGATGAACACACAACCAACAAAAGCAAGTTGGCTTTTGCTAGAATTTTAATTGATGTTGATCTCTCTAAGGAGCTTCCAAAGGCAGTTCAGATTCAATCCCCTTATCGT GTGGTTGCTCCTTCAACTGCTTCTGGGAGTACTCCTAAAACTTCTGAGAAGAAGAAATCTCCTGTGAAGACAACTGTTGCTACTAAACTTTCCAACATATTTTCTGCACTTCAGGATGGAAATTTAATTGAGCCTGATCATACTGTAGAGTCTTCTTCTGAGGTTGCTGTACTGGACACTGAGGATGAGCACTCTGTCAGTGAGACTGCGGATGCTGTG CAAGAGGCTCACCAAGTCTTGCTGGATAAAAAGGTGGACTGTGGTGCTTTGATTGAGACTCATGTAAAGCACACAGCCATCAGGGATATTAGTGGTAGATTTCTTCCTTATCAACTTGTTCATAATAATGATATGCATTACAATGGTCGTATCTGGATTTTTTGGAACCCTGTTGTTGTTGCTCTCACTGTTCTTCACAAGTCTGCTCAGCACATACACTGTTCTCTCCTTCATATTGCCTCCCAAAAGCATATGGAGGTTACTTTTGTATATGCTCTTAATGCTAGACTTGATAGAAGGGGGTTTTGGTCTCATCTTCAGTCCATTTCCTCTCAGGTTACAGTGCCTTGGTTATGTTTTGGAGATTTTAATGTTGTTTTAAATATTGATGAAAGGCTGGGCTCTTCTCATGTCCAGGTTGCTGACATTGATGAGTTTAGTCAGTGTCTTGATAATTGTAGTCTGGTGGATCACCCTGCTACTGGTTGCCATTTCACATGGAACAATAAACAGGGTGATGGTCTTAGATGGGCTAAGTTGGACAGGATTCTGGTTTCTCCTCAGTGGTTTGCTAGCTTTCGTTCTCTTGCTACTTTTCTTAAATGCTCGGGGTCTCGACCACTCCCCTTGTCTGGTTCAAATTGA